In Candidatus Neptunochlamydia vexilliferae, the sequence TTGTCCTCTCCCTTGGCTCTACCATTAACATGAATGGAACAGCAATTGGACAGACGGTCCTGGCAATTTTTATTGCCCAAGCCTATGGGGTCGAGGTGGGCTTTATGAGTATCATGATTTTGATGCTTACGACCCTTGTTTCTGCTGTGGGAACAGCAGGAATTCCAGGAAGTGGTTTGGTCATGCTCTCCATTGTTCTAGGCGCGATGGGCCTCCCTCTCGAGGGAATTGCCCTTGTTGCCGGAATTGACCGTCTCCGCGATATGTTTGCAACCGTTGTGAACATACTAGGAGATGCGGTCGCGGCGGTTTATATCGCCAAAAAGGAGAATCAAATTGACGAAACCAAGTACCATCGGGTAACCTGGACTGAATGAATTTTTTTTACCGCAGATAGGGAACTATCTGCTAACTTTATAGGACTTTTATGAAACTTTTTGTAGCCAATATTTCAAGAGAATGCTCAGAGGATGAGTTAAACGAAGTTTTTTCAAACTGTGGCGAGGTGAAAAGCTTAAAAATTATTAAAGATCGCGATACTGGGCAGTCCCGAGGATTTGGCTTTGTGGAGATGGAAACTCGAGAAGCTGGTGACAAGGCGATCCAAGAACTCCACGACAAGGAAGTGCATGGACGCGCTCTCGTTGTCAACGAGGCCAAGGAGCAGCAAAAACGCCCCGCTGGCGGTGGTGGCAGACGTGGCGGTCCTGGCCGCTATTAACGGCAATTTATCGGCAGTTTATCAGCATTTTACAAATATGTGAAATGCTGATATAATTAAGTTATTATGCCGATAACCTTTAAACCTCTCTATACGATTACCTCAGGGCTAGCCAAGCTCTTGATGCGCATCGAGGCTGCCAAAGAAAAGGTTGCCCACCTCCCTTTAAATCCCACAGTTTTAGCTTCTTTACGGGAAACCGCTAAGCTTTACACAACCCATTATTCGACGATGATAGAGGGAAACCGCCTCGACTCGGAAGAGGTAAAGGAAGTGATTCAGCTTGAGGGCCATTTCCCTGGAAGGGAGCGGGATGAGAGTGAGGTGAAGGGATACTATGCTGCTTTAGTTCAGCTTGAGCAGTATGTCGCTCAAGACTATCCGATTACAGAAAAAGTGGTTCAGACTTTACATGCTTTGGTAATGAGTAATGGGAGAAATAGGGTCAAGCCTACGACGTATCGCGATGGCCAAAATGTAATTCGGGGAGGGGGAACGATTGTCTATATGCCTCCTGAGGCCAAAGATGTTTCTCCCTTAATGAGGCAGCTTATCCTTTGGATTAAAG encodes:
- a CDS encoding RNA recognition motif domain-containing protein codes for the protein MKLFVANISRECSEDELNEVFSNCGEVKSLKIIKDRDTGQSRGFGFVEMETREAGDKAIQELHDKEVHGRALVVNEAKEQQKRPAGGGGRRGGPGRY